One stretch of Bremerella cremea DNA includes these proteins:
- a CDS encoding general stress protein, with amino-acid sequence MSRQCVVAVYESVEAARKAVHTLDESKFPSDQVSLVANSVHQDLKSTTPIQYGDEAGHDAAFGAGVGGLLGFFAAAPLLTIPGIGLLLIAGPVSAGLAGAIVGGFLGALNGWGVHENHVKDYEEEVKKGACIVVANGDPYEVDYAKQILDKTEAKKVSLYAHESADEVNP; translated from the coding sequence ATGTCTCGTCAGTGTGTTGTGGCCGTTTACGAATCAGTGGAAGCCGCCCGAAAAGCGGTGCATACCCTCGACGAGAGCAAGTTTCCGTCGGATCAGGTTTCGTTGGTGGCAAATAGTGTCCACCAAGATCTAAAATCAACCACTCCGATCCAATATGGGGACGAAGCTGGCCACGATGCCGCGTTTGGTGCTGGGGTCGGCGGGCTGTTAGGTTTCTTCGCCGCCGCTCCACTGCTCACCATTCCGGGGATTGGCCTATTGCTGATTGCCGGTCCTGTTTCTGCTGGACTCGCAGGGGCGATTGTGGGGGGCTTTCTCGGGGCCCTCAACGGCTGGGGGGTTCACGAGAACCACGTCAAAGACTACGAAGAAGAAGTCAAAAAAGGGGCCTGTATCGTTGTGGCCAATGGCGATCCTTACGAAGTCGATTACGCCAAGCAGATCCTGGATAAGACCGAAGCGAAAAAAGTATCGCTCTACGCGCATGAGAGTGCCGACGAAGTGAATCCTTAG
- the odhB gene encoding 2-oxoglutarate dehydrogenase complex dihydrolipoyllysine-residue succinyltransferase: MTIELKVPESGESIQEVQILKWLKSEGDNVQEDEDVVELETDKASMDLAAPANCTLHKILKQEGEIVAVGEVIALFEEGGGKAKAATKSTKAAKKAEEPKAAAKTTEAKSDGNASSGDVQATPSGRRELLKHGLNASDVSPSGKTVRREDVEKYVESIANRKTGAGSSSKNESELEEVIPMSLIRRRIAQRLVQAQQQAALLTTFNQVDMSYVMDLRKRHGESFQKRYGVKLGFMSFFTKALIDALKAHPELNAEIRDGTNIVYRNYFHIGIAVGSGKGLVVPVLKFAERMSFAEIEQAIQEFAGRAKSNQLKPEELSGGTFTVSNGGVYGSMLSTPIVNPPQSGVLGMHAIEERPIALNGQVVIRPMMYLALTYDHRIVDGREAVTFLRRVKEAIEEPSRMLIEA, translated from the coding sequence ATGACCATCGAATTGAAAGTCCCAGAGTCTGGCGAGTCTATTCAGGAAGTGCAAATCCTGAAGTGGCTGAAGAGCGAAGGGGATAACGTCCAAGAAGACGAGGACGTGGTGGAACTGGAGACAGATAAAGCCTCCATGGACTTGGCCGCTCCGGCGAACTGCACCTTGCATAAAATCTTGAAGCAAGAAGGCGAGATTGTTGCGGTTGGAGAAGTCATTGCCTTGTTTGAAGAAGGAGGCGGCAAAGCGAAAGCTGCCACCAAGAGCACCAAGGCAGCGAAAAAAGCTGAAGAGCCCAAAGCAGCCGCCAAAACAACCGAAGCGAAAAGCGACGGCAATGCCTCTTCGGGTGACGTGCAAGCGACCCCCTCGGGCCGCCGCGAACTGCTCAAGCATGGCCTAAACGCCTCTGACGTCTCTCCTTCGGGCAAGACGGTTCGTCGTGAAGACGTCGAAAAGTACGTCGAATCGATCGCTAATCGCAAGACGGGCGCTGGCTCCTCTAGCAAGAACGAATCGGAACTGGAAGAAGTCATCCCGATGAGCCTGATTCGCCGGCGCATTGCCCAGCGACTGGTTCAAGCTCAGCAGCAAGCTGCTTTGCTCACCACGTTTAATCAGGTCGACATGTCGTATGTCATGGACCTGCGTAAACGTCACGGCGAGTCGTTCCAGAAGCGATACGGCGTGAAACTCGGTTTCATGTCCTTCTTTACCAAGGCATTGATCGACGCCCTGAAGGCCCATCCCGAGCTGAACGCTGAAATTCGCGATGGAACGAATATCGTCTATCGCAATTACTTCCACATTGGTATCGCGGTCGGTTCCGGTAAGGGCTTGGTCGTGCCGGTGCTGAAGTTCGCCGAACGGATGAGCTTTGCCGAGATCGAACAAGCGATTCAGGAATTCGCTGGTCGGGCCAAGAGCAACCAACTAAAGCCGGAAGAGCTTTCCGGCGGTACATTCACCGTCAGCAACGGCGGTGTGTATGGTTCGATGCTCTCGACACCGATCGTCAACCCGCCGCAAAGTGGTGTGTTGGGAATGCATGCGATCGAAGAACGACCGATTGCCTTGAACGGCCAGGTTGTGATTCGCCCGATGATGTACCTGGCGTTGACTTACGATCATCGAATTGTCGATGGACGGGAAGCCGTTACGTTCCTCCGTCGTGTGAAAGAAGCGATCGAAGAACCATCGCGTATGCTGATCGAGGCCTAA
- a CDS encoding 2-oxoglutarate dehydrogenase E1 component has product MISDSTPRSAPAAPAEDIDLACYNATYVERLLQKYLDDRNAVPENWRAFFDREAEENGVSAAELGSRPPSFQPRSIFGESGGSAGPASSGGGTVGNVKLQKVQYASDQLVNGYRTRGHYNAKLDPLKIKNKKQTNLSLEAFGLSRSDLDQQVYYSSGEKIEQIILEDLIKRLDDLYCKHIGYQFTHIDEIEVQQWLIDRIEHQSHIKELPNSVQRQILQRLTEATVFEEFVRKKYVGAKTFSLFGSEMLIAMLDLLIDRAASHHVREVVLGMPHRGRLNVLTNIIGQPARELFAQFNDVDFHQFIGGGDVKYHLGNSVDKMTTSGNEVHLSLCFNPSHLEFINPVALGRLRAKQDRTGDVQRRRGMAVLIHGDAAFIGEGVVQETLNLSQLEGYKVGGTVHIIVNNQIGFTTSYDDSRSTRYCTDIARMLQIPVFHVNGDDPEAVADVVSMAMDFRETFQRDVIIDLVCYRRLGHNEADEPSFTQPMMYKAIDKQMPIRDSYLNRLVEQGRISSEEANAMSDEYQEFLKKEYDIAQEMKERSLRRPEGVWEEFAGGLEPTNEDPQHDPADECPETRIPIDRSAEILRMLATVPEDFHRNRKLTRIADQRCEMADGHRSLDWAAAEALAFATLSMEGHRIRLSGQDSQRGTFNQRHSVLHDINDGHEHSIFTSLSQKQAPVEIVNSPLSEAGVLGFDYGYSLDYPNALVAWEAQFGDFSNAAQVIIDQFMASAEDKWRRLSGLVLMLPHGYEGQGPEHSSARLERFLWLAAEDNIQVAIPTTPAQYFHILRRQMKRTWKKPLILFTPKSLLRHPAAVSTLEELANNKFERIIHDTRENPEQTSRVIMCSGKVYYDLAHYRDEHQRNDVAIIRVEQPYPLKNHTVQAVLDQYQDGVPLYWVQEEPDNMGVWPYWKLRYGHRMFERFPLSVIARETSSSPATGSKAAHEYEQQQLLERAFNT; this is encoded by the coding sequence ATGATCTCAGATAGCACCCCAAGGTCCGCGCCAGCCGCTCCGGCGGAAGATATCGACCTGGCATGTTACAATGCCACGTACGTTGAGCGGTTGTTGCAAAAATACCTCGACGACCGAAACGCAGTTCCCGAGAACTGGCGGGCGTTCTTCGATCGAGAGGCGGAGGAAAATGGAGTTTCTGCCGCAGAACTCGGCTCCCGCCCACCCTCGTTTCAGCCACGTAGCATTTTCGGTGAATCGGGGGGATCTGCTGGACCTGCTTCATCGGGGGGCGGAACTGTCGGAAACGTCAAGCTGCAAAAAGTGCAGTACGCGTCCGACCAGCTGGTCAACGGCTATCGCACCCGAGGGCATTACAACGCGAAGCTCGATCCCCTCAAGATTAAGAACAAGAAACAGACCAATCTTTCGCTGGAAGCATTCGGCCTGTCTCGCTCCGACCTGGATCAGCAGGTTTATTACAGCAGTGGCGAAAAGATCGAACAGATCATTCTCGAAGACCTAATCAAACGGCTCGACGATCTGTACTGCAAACATATCGGCTACCAGTTTACGCACATCGACGAAATCGAAGTGCAGCAGTGGCTTATCGATCGGATCGAGCACCAGTCCCATATCAAGGAACTGCCCAACTCGGTCCAACGTCAGATCCTGCAACGTTTGACCGAAGCGACCGTCTTTGAAGAATTCGTGCGAAAAAAGTACGTCGGGGCCAAGACGTTCTCGTTGTTCGGATCTGAGATGCTGATTGCCATGCTCGATCTGCTGATCGACCGGGCGGCCAGCCATCATGTGCGGGAAGTCGTGCTCGGCATGCCTCACCGTGGCCGGTTGAACGTGTTGACCAACATCATCGGACAGCCTGCTCGCGAACTGTTCGCCCAATTTAATGACGTCGACTTCCATCAGTTCATTGGTGGTGGCGACGTGAAGTATCACCTCGGTAACAGCGTCGACAAGATGACTACCTCGGGTAACGAGGTTCACCTTTCGTTGTGCTTCAACCCAAGCCACTTGGAATTCATCAACCCGGTTGCTTTAGGCCGTTTGCGTGCCAAGCAAGACCGGACCGGCGACGTCCAGCGACGCCGGGGCATGGCTGTGTTGATCCATGGCGATGCGGCGTTTATCGGGGAAGGCGTCGTGCAAGAGACGCTGAACCTGAGCCAGTTGGAAGGATATAAAGTCGGTGGAACGGTTCACATTATTGTGAACAACCAGATCGGCTTTACCACTTCTTACGACGATTCTCGCAGCACGCGGTATTGCACCGACATTGCTCGCATGCTGCAAATTCCGGTTTTCCACGTGAACGGCGACGACCCTGAAGCGGTGGCCGACGTGGTTTCGATGGCGATGGACTTCCGCGAGACGTTCCAACGCGACGTGATTATCGACTTGGTTTGCTATCGTCGTCTGGGGCATAACGAAGCAGACGAGCCGAGCTTCACCCAGCCGATGATGTACAAGGCAATCGACAAGCAGATGCCGATTCGCGACAGCTACTTGAATCGCTTGGTCGAGCAAGGGCGGATTTCCAGCGAAGAAGCGAACGCGATGTCGGACGAGTATCAGGAATTCCTCAAGAAGGAATACGATATCGCCCAAGAGATGAAGGAACGTTCGCTCCGTCGTCCGGAAGGCGTTTGGGAAGAATTCGCTGGCGGTTTGGAGCCAACCAACGAAGACCCCCAACACGATCCAGCGGACGAATGTCCTGAAACTCGGATTCCGATCGATCGTTCGGCCGAGATCTTACGGATGTTGGCGACGGTGCCGGAAGATTTTCATCGCAACCGTAAGCTAACCCGGATCGCCGATCAACGCTGCGAGATGGCGGACGGTCATCGTTCGCTAGACTGGGCCGCTGCCGAAGCTCTGGCTTTTGCGACCCTTTCGATGGAAGGGCACCGCATTCGGCTTTCTGGTCAGGACAGCCAACGTGGTACGTTCAACCAGCGTCATTCCGTGCTGCACGATATTAACGACGGGCACGAACATAGCATCTTTACGAGTCTGTCTCAGAAGCAGGCCCCCGTCGAGATCGTCAACAGCCCCTTGAGCGAAGCGGGCGTGTTGGGATTTGATTACGGCTATAGTCTCGACTATCCCAATGCTTTGGTTGCTTGGGAGGCTCAGTTTGGTGACTTCAGCAACGCCGCTCAGGTGATCATCGATCAGTTCATGGCCAGTGCCGAAGACAAATGGCGCCGGTTGAGTGGGCTCGTTTTGATGTTGCCCCATGGCTACGAAGGGCAAGGGCCTGAGCACTCCAGTGCTCGCTTGGAACGCTTCTTGTGGCTGGCGGCGGAAGACAACATTCAAGTCGCTATTCCCACGACCCCAGCGCAATATTTCCACATTCTGCGTCGTCAGATGAAGCGAACTTGGAAGAAGCCGCTGATTCTGTTCACGCCGAAAAGCTTGCTTCGCCATCCGGCGGCGGTTTCCACTTTGGAAGAACTCGCGAACAACAAGTTCGAGCGAATCATTCACGATACTCGCGAAAACCCGGAACAGACTTCGCGGGTGATCATGTGTAGCGGTAAGGTTTACTACGATTTGGCTCACTATCGCGACGAACATCAACGCAACGATGTAGCGATTATTCGGGTTGAACAGCCTTACCCACTAAAGAACCACACCGTGCAAGCGGTTCTGGACCAGTATCAAGACGGCGTCCCCTTGTACTGGGTCCAGGAAGAACCTGACAATATGGGTGTCTGGCCCTATTGGAAATTACGTTACGGGCATCGAATGTTCGAGCGATTCCCGCTTTCAGTTATCGCCCGGGAGACATCTTCCAGCCCGGCAACCGGATCCAAAGCGGCTCACGAGTACGAGCAGCAACAACTACTCGAACGAGCCTTCAACACCTAG
- a CDS encoding LacI family DNA-binding transcriptional regulator yields MTKKTGRTAVRMKDVADVAGVSRMAASAVLMGTGNGRIRVSEETAEAIRKAASDLGYRPNIAAQQLAGKRSNVVALVVRDTRNFLTQKVTAELQREAEEHGLRLLSVGSYPKLDGFNRSMQDLDAGWVDGVIYLAYENEEQWSEVGRQFQTRKRVLTVLNDPGIPGTGHVSSDVTTGAAETIEHLISTGRKQICLITEESDTIAIQRRIEVYRQELAKHGIDFGNDKIVVDTKGWLVNDPTTFPKFDKICRYFLEEIKADAIICDTDFNAVAICRSLRRLNIAIGEQVAVVGWGDLQFSSLLDPPLTTVEHDLPGILKAAINAIQSDTPEETTEILVPTRLRIRNTS; encoded by the coding sequence ATGACAAAAAAAACTGGACGAACAGCCGTTCGCATGAAAGATGTCGCCGATGTCGCCGGCGTTTCTCGCATGGCTGCTTCTGCCGTCTTGATGGGAACAGGCAACGGTCGTATCCGTGTTTCAGAGGAAACAGCCGAGGCCATTCGCAAAGCTGCCTCTGATTTGGGGTATCGTCCCAACATTGCAGCCCAACAGCTTGCCGGCAAGCGAAGCAACGTGGTTGCCTTAGTGGTTCGAGATACGCGGAACTTCCTCACCCAGAAAGTAACCGCCGAGTTGCAGCGTGAAGCCGAAGAGCATGGCCTGCGGCTTTTATCGGTGGGTTCCTATCCCAAACTGGATGGGTTCAATCGCTCTATGCAAGACCTCGACGCCGGCTGGGTCGATGGGGTGATCTATCTGGCCTACGAAAACGAAGAGCAATGGAGCGAAGTTGGTCGCCAGTTTCAAACGCGGAAACGCGTTCTGACGGTACTAAACGATCCCGGTATCCCGGGCACGGGGCATGTCAGCAGCGACGTGACAACTGGGGCAGCAGAAACGATCGAACACCTGATTTCAACCGGTCGCAAGCAAATTTGCCTGATTACGGAAGAAAGTGACACCATTGCGATCCAGCGGCGCATTGAGGTGTATCGTCAGGAATTGGCCAAACATGGTATCGACTTTGGCAACGACAAGATCGTGGTCGATACCAAAGGGTGGCTTGTCAACGATCCCACGACCTTCCCTAAGTTTGACAAGATCTGCCGATATTTTTTGGAAGAGATCAAGGCGGACGCGATCATCTGCGATACCGATTTCAACGCTGTGGCGATCTGCCGTTCGCTTCGTCGCTTGAATATTGCGATTGGCGAGCAAGTTGCCGTGGTGGGCTGGGGAGATCTGCAGTTTTCTTCGCTGCTAGACCCGCCGCTGACTACCGTCGAGCATGATTTGCCAGGCATTCTGAAAGCAGCGATCAACGCGATTCAATCTGATACGCCGGAAGAAACGACAGAGATACTCGTTCCCACGCGACTCCGGATTCGTAACACTTCTTGA
- a CDS encoding GNAT family N-acetyltransferase — MISIRLANNSDAPKLQELFRQFIVEADWLPESSKQATDFAAVSQGEQVFVAETRSGEIAGLISVWEPESFVHTLYVVPNHQRKGVGSMLLDSLEDWLPRPWRLKCVAANRQAVSFYQGRGWKLIETSTSQDGPYFLLEK; from the coding sequence ATGATTTCAATCCGTCTCGCCAACAACTCGGATGCGCCTAAGTTGCAGGAACTGTTTCGACAATTTATCGTCGAAGCGGATTGGCTGCCCGAGTCTTCCAAGCAGGCAACCGATTTCGCGGCTGTCTCGCAAGGAGAGCAAGTTTTCGTGGCCGAAACCAGATCTGGGGAGATTGCCGGGCTGATAAGCGTTTGGGAGCCCGAGAGTTTTGTGCATACGCTTTACGTTGTCCCCAACCACCAACGAAAGGGGGTTGGGAGCATGTTGCTTGACTCGCTCGAAGATTGGCTTCCTCGGCCCTGGCGTTTGAAGTGCGTGGCCGCCAATCGGCAAGCCGTTTCTTTCTATCAAGGGCGAGGCTGGAAGCTAATTGAAACCAGCACCAGTCAGGATGGGCCCTACTTCTTATTGGAAAAATAA
- a CDS encoding class I SAM-dependent methyltransferase, translated as MRLFASAILFVVAALSAPAFAQETAAPSSPQSVKPGINDKFLDPDLKVEEWVQRFEVESREIFHARDEIVKQLKLKPGDRIADIGTGTGLFVEPFAKAVGKEGWVYAIDIAPKFVERVGKLAKELHLDNVTPVVGGEDDIRLAPQSIDVAFICDVYHHFEYPQASLASIHKALVPGGQLVVIDFNRIPGKSRDWTLSHVRAGKEVFRQEIEDAGFEFVEEVKLSEFQENYFLRFTRK; from the coding sequence ATGCGTCTTTTTGCTTCCGCCATCCTTTTTGTTGTCGCCGCACTTTCTGCCCCGGCTTTTGCTCAAGAAACAGCGGCTCCCAGTTCGCCGCAAAGCGTTAAACCAGGCATCAACGATAAATTTCTCGATCCTGATTTGAAGGTGGAAGAATGGGTCCAACGTTTTGAAGTCGAAAGCCGCGAGATCTTCCATGCCCGTGACGAGATCGTGAAGCAGTTGAAACTTAAACCGGGTGATCGCATCGCCGATATCGGCACAGGCACCGGTCTCTTCGTTGAACCGTTTGCGAAAGCGGTCGGCAAAGAGGGTTGGGTTTACGCGATTGATATCGCTCCGAAATTTGTCGAGCGGGTTGGCAAGCTGGCCAAAGAGCTGCACTTAGACAATGTCACCCCGGTTGTCGGTGGCGAGGACGACATTCGTTTGGCACCGCAGTCGATTGACGTCGCTTTTATCTGCGATGTCTACCACCACTTTGAATACCCGCAAGCTTCTTTGGCCTCAATTCACAAGGCCTTAGTTCCTGGCGGGCAGTTGGTCGTGATCGACTTCAACCGTATTCCCGGCAAGTCGCGTGATTGGACCCTCAGTCACGTCCGTGCCGGGAAAGAGGTCTTCCGCCAAGAGATCGAAGATGCCGGTTTCGAGTTCGTGGAAGAAGTCAAACTCTCGGAGTTTCAGGAAAACTACTTCCTCCGCTTCACCCGAAAATAA
- a CDS encoding sterol desaturase family protein, producing MSEVTSPIQPEATTAAPRAKKGKRGLIVPFLQTILPWFAGIVAICGLVAAVDWVLDLQLMIVKRGPAIFGVVYVTNLIRYLLFAGGTFLAFYVVLRRTGWFAQIQKSLASWADIRREVTYSLASLAIFAMVGVLVYLGELAGVIHFYYDGIPTAQPFFWFSVVTMILVHDAWFYWTHRLLHTKYLYAKVHRIHHQSHNPTPWAAFAFHPVEAFVQAIILPIVGLFMPLHPIMIVIWMLYMTGMNVFGHLGFELFPRNFLRYWPFYWHNTGVHHNMHHRCVNYNFGLYFNYWDLLFKTNHPEYQAEFERVTSREDKAMTDTHDD from the coding sequence ATGAGCGAGGTAACTTCCCCCATTCAGCCAGAAGCAACAACCGCTGCTCCGCGAGCTAAAAAAGGGAAGCGAGGGCTCATCGTTCCCTTTCTGCAAACGATTTTGCCGTGGTTTGCGGGAATCGTCGCGATTTGTGGCCTGGTAGCTGCCGTAGATTGGGTGCTTGATTTGCAGTTGATGATTGTCAAGCGAGGCCCGGCGATCTTTGGCGTGGTCTATGTCACGAACTTGATCCGCTATCTTCTGTTCGCTGGCGGGACTTTTTTAGCTTTCTATGTCGTGCTGCGTCGCACGGGCTGGTTCGCCCAAATTCAGAAGTCTTTAGCTAGTTGGGCGGACATTCGTCGGGAAGTAACGTACAGCCTGGCTTCCCTGGCAATCTTTGCGATGGTGGGGGTCTTAGTCTACTTGGGCGAACTGGCCGGAGTGATTCACTTCTACTACGACGGCATTCCCACGGCTCAGCCCTTCTTTTGGTTTTCGGTAGTGACGATGATTTTGGTCCACGATGCCTGGTTCTATTGGACGCATCGGCTATTGCATACCAAGTATCTATACGCCAAGGTGCACCGCATTCATCACCAAAGCCACAACCCAACGCCTTGGGCTGCGTTTGCCTTTCATCCGGTCGAGGCCTTCGTACAGGCAATCATTTTGCCAATCGTTGGCCTGTTCATGCCGCTCCATCCCATCATGATCGTGATTTGGATGCTGTACATGACCGGCATGAACGTGTTTGGGCATCTGGGGTTCGAGTTGTTCCCTCGTAATTTTCTGCGGTATTGGCCCTTCTATTGGCACAACACCGGGGTTCACCACAATATGCACCATCGCTGCGTCAACTACAACTTTGGGCTCTATTTCAACTACTGGGATTTGTTGTTCAAAACAAACCATCCCGAATATCAGGCGGAGTTCGAGCGTGTCACCTCGCGCGAGGACAAAGCAATGACCGACACGCACGACGACTAA
- a CDS encoding potassium transporter Kup has product MVADSPKNPPGNDRLEDVKQPAILSLIALGVVYGDIGTSPLYALRECFHAQHGLDVSTANILGLLSLVFWALILIISIKYLIFILQADNDGEGGILALTSLVTSLKRTDGKGNGLILAMGLLGAALLYADGMITPSISVLSAIEGIEVATPAFKPYIQVITIGILVGLFFFQSRGTAGVGLIFGPIMLVWFGTLAGLGIAHIVQTPEVLQALNPMHGMRFLLGNGFGGFLALGTVFLVVTGGEALYADIGHFGTLPIRLGWYSLVLPSLLLNYFGQGALLLEHPADVINPFYRMAPSWALYPLVILAAAATVIASQAVITGAFSLTLQAMQFGLCPRLTIRHTSHEQAGQVYLPAVNWVLMLACIGLVLGFQTSSNLAAAYGVAITITMVITSILFFFLVRQRWNWSLPLALLVSGLFLLVDLSFLGANLPKITHGGWFPLVVAGVTYVLMSTWMAGRRLLEDRMNENSIPIKKFLAELMDATPIRVPGMAIFLTGNPWGTPPALRHNVVHNKVLHETVVLLTVTTADKPHVRVAHRSEIEEIGDGVYRICLTYGFMDTPNIPLALLTIHDDRLDFSRLDVSYFVGREDLLATDRPGIGIWRERLFALMTRNSQRATDYFHLPPGQVVEVGGQIEL; this is encoded by the coding sequence ATGGTGGCCGACTCGCCGAAAAACCCCCCAGGCAACGACCGCTTAGAAGATGTTAAACAGCCAGCCATTTTGTCGCTGATCGCTTTAGGGGTCGTCTATGGCGATATCGGGACCAGCCCACTTTATGCCCTGCGGGAATGCTTTCACGCACAGCATGGGTTGGATGTTTCGACTGCCAATATTCTGGGGCTGTTATCTCTTGTCTTCTGGGCGTTAATCTTGATCATCTCGATCAAGTATCTGATCTTCATCCTACAAGCGGACAACGACGGGGAAGGGGGGATCCTGGCGTTAACTTCCCTGGTAACTTCGCTCAAGCGGACCGATGGGAAGGGGAACGGGCTCATCCTGGCGATGGGACTGTTAGGGGCCGCGTTGTTGTACGCAGACGGCATGATTACCCCTTCGATCTCAGTGCTTAGCGCAATCGAAGGGATCGAGGTCGCGACGCCCGCCTTCAAGCCCTATATACAAGTGATCACGATTGGAATCTTGGTCGGGCTGTTCTTCTTTCAATCACGTGGGACGGCCGGGGTAGGCTTAATTTTTGGACCGATCATGTTGGTTTGGTTCGGCACCTTGGCCGGGTTAGGGATTGCGCATATTGTTCAAACTCCGGAAGTGCTTCAAGCCTTGAATCCGATGCACGGGATGCGTTTTCTGTTGGGTAACGGCTTTGGCGGTTTCCTGGCCCTCGGAACCGTGTTTTTGGTGGTGACCGGTGGCGAGGCACTGTATGCCGATATCGGGCACTTCGGCACACTCCCGATTCGGCTGGGCTGGTACTCGCTTGTGCTACCTTCGCTACTGTTGAACTATTTTGGCCAAGGAGCGTTGCTGCTTGAGCATCCCGCCGACGTTATCAATCCGTTCTACCGCATGGCTCCAAGTTGGGCGCTTTATCCGTTAGTGATCTTGGCGGCCGCTGCCACTGTGATCGCTTCTCAGGCGGTGATAACCGGAGCGTTTTCTTTAACTCTGCAAGCGATGCAGTTTGGACTTTGTCCCCGTTTAACTATTCGTCATACATCCCACGAACAAGCAGGCCAGGTTTATCTTCCGGCCGTGAATTGGGTGTTGATGCTGGCTTGCATTGGCCTGGTCTTAGGTTTTCAGACATCAAGTAACCTTGCTGCCGCGTATGGTGTGGCGATAACCATCACGATGGTGATTACGTCGATCCTGTTTTTCTTTCTGGTTCGCCAACGCTGGAATTGGTCGCTACCGTTGGCTTTGCTAGTCTCAGGGCTGTTTCTCTTGGTCGATCTTTCGTTCCTGGGAGCAAACTTGCCGAAGATCACCCACGGTGGTTGGTTTCCGCTGGTTGTGGCAGGGGTGACTTATGTGCTGATGTCGACCTGGATGGCCGGCCGCCGTTTGCTAGAGGATCGCATGAATGAAAACAGCATCCCCATCAAAAAGTTCCTGGCTGAGTTGATGGATGCTACTCCGATTCGTGTTCCCGGTATGGCCATCTTTTTAACGGGGAATCCGTGGGGAACACCTCCCGCTTTGCGGCATAATGTGGTCCACAATAAAGTTCTGCACGAAACGGTCGTCTTGCTGACGGTGACCACCGCCGACAAGCCACACGTGCGGGTTGCCCATCGCAGTGAGATCGAAGAAATTGGGGACGGCGTGTACCGTATATGCTTGACCTATGGCTTTATGGACACCCCCAACATTCCTTTGGCGCTGCTGACGATCCATGATGATCGTTTGGATTTCTCGCGGCTCGATGTTAGCTACTTCGTCGGGCGAGAAGATTTGCTGGCGACCGATCGCCCTGGCATCGGCATCTGGCGCGAACGCTTATTTGCTTTGATGACCAGAAACTCGCAGCGGGCGACCGACTATTTTCATCTTCCGCCTGGCCAAGTGGTGGAGGTCGGCGGTCAGATCGAATTGTAG